Proteins co-encoded in one Arachis stenosperma cultivar V10309 chromosome 7, arast.V10309.gnm1.PFL2, whole genome shotgun sequence genomic window:
- the LOC130941660 gene encoding 7-ethoxycoumarin O-deethylase-like produces the protein MESTLLLAHWHASMNSTLFGEVILEPNNDHHTLSISMHCYSYLSLSLILVLMTCIVTKFVHAKREKSKHKLPLPPGPSFFTMVRNLVEFCNKPQQTLAKIAKLYGPDIMFLKFGQSTTVVISSPNIAKEVLQTNDLLFSDRTVPSIVTSLDHHNYSLPFLPVCPLWKDLRKICNEQLFSTKVLDLSQGLRRKKLLDLLNDMRKYGQTGEAVNVGHAAFRACINFLSYTFVSEDFVESVENGEYKDIVSTLLKLTGTTNVVDIFPVLKIFDPQGLQRHTINYLTKFFHSLDKLIDKRLKLREERNYVTNNDMLDALLDVSQEDSKRMDRKKIRHFLLDLLVAGTDTTAYGLERAMTEVLHNQEVMSKAKQELEQNIGRGNPIDESDVAKLPYLQAIVKESLRLHPPAPLLLPRKAKVDVEISGYRIPQGTRVLINEWAIGRNPNVWDNANLFLPERFLGSKIDVKGRDFQLTPFGSGRRICPGSPLAMRMIHVMLGSLLNSFDWKLGNMDKDQPLQAIPLPIIINNN, from the exons ATGGAATCAACATTGTTATTAGCACATTGGCATGCATCAATGAATTCAACATTATTTGGTGAAGTAATTCTTGAACCAAATAATGACCATCATACCCTCTCAATCTCTATGCATTGCTATTCTTACTTGTCCCTATCATTGATCCTTGTATTGATGACATGCATTGTCACGAAATTTGTTCAtgcaaaaagagaaaaatcaaaACACAAGCTTCCATTACCACCAGGACCTTCCTTTTTTACCATGGTAAGAAACCTTGTTGAGTTTTGCAATAAGCCACAACAAACATTGGCCAAGATTGCTAAGCTTTATGGCCCTGACATAATGTTTTTGAAGTTTGGTCAATCAACCACTGTAGTAATCTCTTCACCAAACATTGCCAAAGAAGTTCTCCAAACCAATGATTTGTTGTTCTCCGATCGAACGGTTCCGAGTATTGTAACCTCCCTTGATCACCATAACTATAGCTTGCCCTTTTTACCGGTTTGTCCACTTTGGAAAGATCTAAGGAAAATATGCAATGAACAATTGTTCTCCACCAAAGTCCTTGATCTAAGTCAAGGGCTTCGGCGCAAGAAGCTTCTAGATCTTCTCAACGACATGCGAAAATACGGCCAAACAGGCGAAGCTGTTAATGTAGGACACGCGGCTTTTAGGGCATGCATAAATTTCTTGTCCTATACTTTTGTGTCTGAGGATTTTGTTGAATCTGTAGAGAATGGAGAGTACAAGGACATTGTGTCCACTCTCTTGAAACTGACTGGAACAACAAATGTGGTGGATATTTTCCCagttttgaaaatatttgaccCTCAAGGCCTCCAAAGACACACTATCAATTACCTTACCAAATTCTTCCATAGTTTGGATAAGTTGATTGACAAAAGGTTGAAgctgagagaagagagaaattaTGTCACAAATAATGACATGTTGGATGCACTCCTTGATGTTTCTCAAGAAGATAGCAAGAGGATGGACAGGAAAAAAATCAGACACTTTCTACTT GATTTACTTGTAGCGGGAACGGATACAACAGCATATGGATTAGAAAGAGCAATGACTGAAGTACTCCACAATCAAGAAGTTATGTCCAAAGCCAAACAAGAGTTGGAACAAAACATTGGAAGAGGTAATCCTATTGATGAGTCCGATGTTGCCAAACTGCCATACTTACAAGCAATTGTAAAAGAGAGTTTACGGTTACACCCTCCAGCTCCACTCTTGCTCCCAAGAAAAGCTAAGGTAGATGTGGAAATCTCAGGTTATAGGATCCCACAAGGTACAAGGGTCCTCATAAATGAATGGGCTATTGGAAGAAACCCTAATGTGTGGGACAATGCCAATTTGTTCTTGCCAGAGAGATTCTTGGGATCTAAAATTGATGTTAAAGGAAGAGATTTTCAGCTGACACCATTTGGAAGTGGAAGAAGAATTTGTCCTGGTTCTCCATTAGCTATGAGAATGATTCATGTCATGTTGGGATCACTACTAAACTCTTTTGATTGGAAACTTGGAAATATGGACAAGGATCAACCCCTCCAAGCTATTCCTCTTCCTATTATAATAAACAATAATTAA
- the LOC130941551 gene encoding 1-aminocyclopropane-1-carboxylate oxidase homolog 1-like, with protein sequence MESEEAKGTIVKKINNSDDRMSALKAFDDTKGGVKGLVDGGVTKIPTMFHHPLDKFPNSSNTEHNLIPVIDLEDVTKDPITRQQVVSRIREASETWGFFQVVNHGIPGSVLEEMKEGIKRFFEQDVEVKKEVYSRDNTKPFVYNSNFDLYSSSALNWRDTFGCQIVPLIGKPQDLPEVCRDILLEYGNNVMKLGITLFELLSESLNLHSNYLRDMELGCTDQISCAGHYYPPCPEPELTMGTTKHSDGAFLTVLLQDHIGGLQILHNDKWVDVHPVPETLVVNIGDLLQLLTNDRFKSVQHRVLANKNDSRVSVASFFGYNSLASSTKLVSPIKELLSEDNPPKFKETTIAEYVAYFRAKGLGNNPLQDFRI encoded by the exons ATGGAGAGTGAAGAAGCAAAAGGCACAATAGTGAAGAAGATCAATAATAGTGATGATAGGATGAGTGCACTGAAGGCATTTGATGACACAAAAGGCGGTGTTAAGGGTCTTGTTGATGGAGGTGTTACAAAGATTCCAACTATGTTTCATCATCCACTTGATAAATTCCCAAATTCCTCCAACACAGAGCACAACCTGATTCCTGTCATAGATCTTGAAGATGTTACCAAAGATCCAATCACACGCCAACAAGTTGTTTCAAGAATCAGGGAAGCATCTGAGACATGGGGTTTCTTCCAAGTGGTAAATCATGGCATCCCTGGGAGTGTTCTTGAGGAGATGAAAGAGGGAATTAAAAGGTTCTTTGAACAAGATGTTGAGGTTAAGAAAGAGGTATATAGCCGTGATAATACGAAGCCATTTGTTTATAATAGTAATTTTGATCTTTATAGTTCATCAGCACTCAATTGGAGAGATACTTTTGGATGCCAAATAGTTCCTCTGATTGGCAAACCTCAAGACTTGCCAGAAGTATGCAG GGATATACTTTTAGAGTATGGGAATAATGTTATGAAATTAGGAATCACACTCTTTGAATTACTCTCAGAATCTCTAAATCTGCATTCAAATTATTTAAGAGATATGGAATTGGGTTGTACTGATCAAATTAGTTGTGCCGGCCATTACTATCCCCCTTGCCCTGAGCCAGAACTCACTATGGGAACCACCAAACATTCTGATGGCGCTTTTCTTACTGTGCTTCTCCAAGACCATATTGGTGGCCTCCAAATTCTTCATAACGACAAATGGGTTGATGTACACCCTGTGCCTGAAACTTTAGTGGTTAATATTGGTGATCTTCTACAG CTACTAACGAATGACAGATTTAAAAGTGTTCAACATAGAGTGTTGGCAAATAAAAATGATTCCAGAGTATCTGTTGCATCTTTTTTTGGCTATAACAGTCTCGCTTCATCAACAAAGCTCGTCAGTCCGATAAAAGAATTATTATCTGAAGACAATCCTCCGAAATTTAAAGAAACCACAATTGCAGAGTATGTAGCCTACTTTAGAGCCAAAGGCCTTGGAAACAATCCTCTTCAAGACTTTAGGATTTAA